Proteins co-encoded in one Brassica rapa cultivar Chiifu-401-42 chromosome A02, CAAS_Brap_v3.01, whole genome shotgun sequence genomic window:
- the LOC108870810 gene encoding S-protein homolog 25-like, whose protein sequence is MVLDTKQMNYFVLFILVTSTYFGLNEACKKNQVEIHNQLGPGKVLQFHCRSGDDDIGVKTLNFNDVPYIIRFHDEIPNLTKWDCILRQGPKMEYSYDVQVYKAGPRLIPRCGQLRVWTAKIDGIYFTRKLSLPSGFALSWNKG, encoded by the coding sequence ATGGTTTTAGATACCAAACAAATGAACTACTTTGTACTTTTTATATTAGTGACCTCTACATATTTTGGGCTAAATGAAGCCTGCAAAAAGAATCAAGTAGAAATTCATAATCAACTCGGTCCGGGTAAAGTTCTCCAATTTCATTGTCGTTCCGGGGACGACGATATAGGTGTAAAAACCTTAAACTTCAATGATGTTCCATATATCATTAGATTCCACGATGAGATACCGAATTTAACAAAGTGGGACTGTATTTTAAGGCAAGGACCTAAGATGGAGTATTCTTATGACGTTCAAGTATACAAAGCAGGACCAAGACTTATCCCTCGATGTGGTCAGCTACGTGTATGGACTGCAAAAATTGATGGGATATATTTTACAAGAAAATTAAGTCTACCATCCGGTTTTGCATTGTCTTGGAATAAAGGATAA
- the LOC108870809 gene encoding LOW QUALITY PROTEIN: putative F-box protein At5g62660 (The sequence of the model RefSeq protein was modified relative to this genomic sequence to represent the inferred CDS: inserted 2 bases in 2 codons), whose protein sequence is MSAIQWKKWLSKAVGRGRRHKLDCLMVALEIPWDLMIEILTRLPAKSLMRFKCVSKTWSLLIRSRYFSNLYVTVASPRRPPCLYMSLMHHYMCDSIGVCQSPXESQLLSLSSSTSNSVESFDLDLTMQGMGGHDMVVLRGLILYMVCGKACIYNPTTRQSVTLPVRPVIKFSQKVKCCDESIIYYFGHDPVLDQYKILCIASTILTSINSLTSEHWVYVLESGGFWKRIGFDCQPHIPTIGRLCISGVIYYLAYVSLSCYVLVSFDVRSEQFNIYEXNPIGFIEYGGKPAIFDQTYLIQMGKVDLWVLEDGGAWSTKSLVLQPCQMHLLNESIKLLVRGTTQTDEVILAPCKLFSNYYLLYYDLRKNDLRKFNVGLTSDHWFGKPYADYILFDKNESILHLET, encoded by the exons ATGTCAGCTATTCAATGGAAGAAGTGGCTGTCAAAGGCGgtgggaagaggaagaagacataAACTAGATTGTTTGATGGTGGCGCTGGAGATTCCGTGGGATCTCATGATCGAGATTCTGACTAGATTGCCTGCTAAATCGCTCATGAGGTTCAAGTGTGTGTCAAAGACATGGTCACTTCTTATCCGTTCTCGATATTTTAGCAACCTTTATGTTACTGTCGCATCCCCAAGGCGACCACCTTGTCTATACATGAGTTTGATGCACCACTATATGTGTGATTCCATTGGGGTCTGCCAGAGCC GTGAGTCTCAACTGCTATCGTTATCATCATCGACTAGTAATAGTGTTGAATCTTTTGACTTAGATTTGACCATGCAAGGGATGGGAGGACACGATATGGTGGTTCTTCGTGGATTGATTTTGTACATGGTTTGCGGAAAAGCGTGTATCTATAATCCCACCACTAGACAAAGTGTAACCTTACCGGTCAGACCGGTCATCAAATTTTCCCAAAAAGTCAAATGTTGTGATGAGAGTATCATCTACTATTTCGGACACGATCCTGTTCTTGatcaatacaaaatattatgCATTGCTAGTACGATCTTAACAAGTATAAATAGTTTAACCTCGGAGCATTGGGTCTACGTACTAGAAAGTGGAGGTTTTTGGAAAAGAATTGGGTTTGATTGTCAACCTCACATTCCTACAATAGGAAGACTATGCATCAGTggagttatatattatttggcTTACGTTAGTTTGTCTTGCTACGTCCTTGTCAGTTTTGATGTTAGATCTGAACAGTTCAATATATACG ATAACCCAATCGGCTTTATAGAATATGGAGGAAAGCCAGCTATTTTTGATCAGACCTATCTTATACAGATGGGCAAGGTGGACTTATGGGTCTTGGAAGATGGTGGAGCATGGTCGACGAAGTCCCTGGTTTTGCAGCCTTGTCAGATGCATTTACTCAATGAGAGCATTAAATTGTTGGTACGAGGCACAACTCAAACCGACGAGGTTATATTGGCACCTTGTAAGTTGTTTTCCAATTATTACCTTCTCTATTATGATCTTCGAAAGAATGATTTGAGAAAGTTTAATGTTGGACTAACATCGGACCACTGGTTTGGTAAGCCGTACGCTGATTATATTCTTTTTGATAAGAATGAAAGCATCTTGCACTTGGAAACTTGA
- the LOC103855013 gene encoding microtubule-associated protein RP/EB family member 1B isoform X2 produces MATNIGIMDSAYFVGRNEILGWINDRLHLNLSRIEEAASGAVQCQMMDMTFPGVVPMHKNEYEMIQNYKVMQEVFTKLKITKPLEVNKLVKGRPLDNLEFLQWLKRFCDSINGGIMNENYNPVERRSRGGKEKSVKGSSKVSKSMQTNNMHQPPPVTTSNKTFGPKQAKSHAVGGGSNSSAEVQALSKELEDLKVSVDLLEKERDFYFSKLRDVEILCQTPELDDLPIVVAVKKILYAADANESALEEAQECLSQSLGLGAEEVEQEAETQT; encoded by the exons ATGGCGACGAACATTGGTATAATGGATAGTGCTTACTTTGTTGGAAGAAACGAGATTCTTGGTTGGATCAATGACCGTCTTCATCTCAATCTCTCTCGCATTGaagag GCTGCATCGGGTGCTGTTCAATGTCAAATGATGGACATGACCTTTCCAGGGGTTGTGCCTATGCACAAG AACGAGTACGAGATGATACAAAACTATAAAGTCATGCAAGAAGTCTTCACCAAATTGAAAATTACAAAG CCATTGGAAGTCAACAAGCTTGTCAAAGGGAGACCACTAGACAACTTGGAGTTTCTACAATGGCTGAAACGTTTTTGTGATTCCATAAATGGTGgcattatgaatga GAATTATAATCCAGTGGAACGAAGATCAAGAGGTGGTAAAGAGAAAAGTGTAAAGGGGTCTAGTAAGGTCTCAAAGTCCATGCAAACAAACAATATGCATCAGCCTCCTCCAGTCACTACTTCCAACAAAACATTTG GTCCCAAGCAAGCAAAATCACATGCTGTTGGAGGTGGGAGCAACTCATCAGCCGAAGTGCAAGCTCTGTCAAAGGAG CTTGAAGATCTCAAGGTCTCGGTTGATCTCTTGGAAAAGGAAAGAGATTTTTACTTCAGTAAGCTCAGGGATGTAGAGATACTTTGTCAGACTCCTGAGCTCGATGATCTTCCA ATAGTGGTAGCGGTTAAGAAGATATTATATGCAGCAGATGCTAATGAATCTGCATTAGAAGAAGCTCAAGAGTGCCTAAGCCAGTCTCTAGGGCTTGGGGCTGAGGAAGTAGAACAAGAAGCAGAGACCCAGACTTAA
- the LOC103855013 gene encoding microtubule-associated protein RP/EB family member 1B isoform X1, producing MATNIGIMDSAYFVGRNEILGWINDRLHLNLSRIEEAASGAVQCQMMDMTFPGVVPMHKVNFDAKNEYEMIQNYKVMQEVFTKLKITKPLEVNKLVKGRPLDNLEFLQWLKRFCDSINGGIMNENYNPVERRSRGGKEKSVKGSSKVSKSMQTNNMHQPPPVTTSNKTFGPKQAKSHAVGGGSNSSAEVQALSKELEDLKVSVDLLEKERDFYFSKLRDVEILCQTPELDDLPIVVAVKKILYAADANESALEEAQECLSQSLGLGAEEVEQEAETQT from the exons ATGGCGACGAACATTGGTATAATGGATAGTGCTTACTTTGTTGGAAGAAACGAGATTCTTGGTTGGATCAATGACCGTCTTCATCTCAATCTCTCTCGCATTGaagag GCTGCATCGGGTGCTGTTCAATGTCAAATGATGGACATGACCTTTCCAGGGGTTGTGCCTATGCACAAGGT aaactttgatgcAAAGAACGAGTACGAGATGATACAAAACTATAAAGTCATGCAAGAAGTCTTCACCAAATTGAAAATTACAAAG CCATTGGAAGTCAACAAGCTTGTCAAAGGGAGACCACTAGACAACTTGGAGTTTCTACAATGGCTGAAACGTTTTTGTGATTCCATAAATGGTGgcattatgaatga GAATTATAATCCAGTGGAACGAAGATCAAGAGGTGGTAAAGAGAAAAGTGTAAAGGGGTCTAGTAAGGTCTCAAAGTCCATGCAAACAAACAATATGCATCAGCCTCCTCCAGTCACTACTTCCAACAAAACATTTG GTCCCAAGCAAGCAAAATCACATGCTGTTGGAGGTGGGAGCAACTCATCAGCCGAAGTGCAAGCTCTGTCAAAGGAG CTTGAAGATCTCAAGGTCTCGGTTGATCTCTTGGAAAAGGAAAGAGATTTTTACTTCAGTAAGCTCAGGGATGTAGAGATACTTTGTCAGACTCCTGAGCTCGATGATCTTCCA ATAGTGGTAGCGGTTAAGAAGATATTATATGCAGCAGATGCTAATGAATCTGCATTAGAAGAAGCTCAAGAGTGCCTAAGCCAGTCTCTAGGGCTTGGGGCTGAGGAAGTAGAACAAGAAGCAGAGACCCAGACTTAA
- the LOC103855013 gene encoding microtubule-associated protein RP/EB family member 1B isoform X3, which produces MATNIGIMDSAYFVGRNEILGWINDRLHLNLSRIEEAASGAVQCQMMDMTFPGVVPMHKPLEVNKLVKGRPLDNLEFLQWLKRFCDSINGGIMNENYNPVERRSRGGKEKSVKGSSKVSKSMQTNNMHQPPPVTTSNKTFGPKQAKSHAVGGGSNSSAEVQALSKELEDLKVSVDLLEKERDFYFSKLRDVEILCQTPELDDLPIVVAVKKILYAADANESALEEAQECLSQSLGLGAEEVEQEAETQT; this is translated from the exons ATGGCGACGAACATTGGTATAATGGATAGTGCTTACTTTGTTGGAAGAAACGAGATTCTTGGTTGGATCAATGACCGTCTTCATCTCAATCTCTCTCGCATTGaagag GCTGCATCGGGTGCTGTTCAATGTCAAATGATGGACATGACCTTTCCAGGGGTTGTGCCTATGCACAAG CCATTGGAAGTCAACAAGCTTGTCAAAGGGAGACCACTAGACAACTTGGAGTTTCTACAATGGCTGAAACGTTTTTGTGATTCCATAAATGGTGgcattatgaatga GAATTATAATCCAGTGGAACGAAGATCAAGAGGTGGTAAAGAGAAAAGTGTAAAGGGGTCTAGTAAGGTCTCAAAGTCCATGCAAACAAACAATATGCATCAGCCTCCTCCAGTCACTACTTCCAACAAAACATTTG GTCCCAAGCAAGCAAAATCACATGCTGTTGGAGGTGGGAGCAACTCATCAGCCGAAGTGCAAGCTCTGTCAAAGGAG CTTGAAGATCTCAAGGTCTCGGTTGATCTCTTGGAAAAGGAAAGAGATTTTTACTTCAGTAAGCTCAGGGATGTAGAGATACTTTGTCAGACTCCTGAGCTCGATGATCTTCCA ATAGTGGTAGCGGTTAAGAAGATATTATATGCAGCAGATGCTAATGAATCTGCATTAGAAGAAGCTCAAGAGTGCCTAAGCCAGTCTCTAGGGCTTGGGGCTGAGGAAGTAGAACAAGAAGCAGAGACCCAGACTTAA